The genomic segment TCGGCACGGGCCGGGGCTTGCCGTTGACGCGCCTCGACTCGACGATCCGCCAATAGGTATGTCCCTTGACCACATGCCGCTGCAGGCTTGCCATGAGTTTGTATATACATCGGATGCCTACACTCTGTCAAGATCGGCGTATGGGACAGAATAAGGCGTAACACCTATCCAGAACGATATCCGGAGCACATACGGACTGATGCATTTGTGTATACGGCCGCAAGAACATCGCTCACCCGAAAAACCTTGTCACGTGGGGCTCACCACGGCACGGCCAACGAACACCTGCTCGCAACCCAGTAAACTCACGCTAGTCCCTCTCCCGTCACCCCTCGAAGGGGCTACCGAAGCGAATGAGCACCGTGCTCGCGCCTTCGTCGCCGAGCGTGACGATGTAGAGGCGGTCGTACTCCAACTCTTCGATGGGGTCTCCGGGCTCGCCTCCAAGGAGGGACACCAGTTGGGGCGTGGTGTTGCTGTGGCCGAGTACGAGGTGCCTCCCTGGCATTCCCCGAAGCCGGTCGGCGAACGCAGAAAGATCCCTCGGATCGTAGAGGTCCATGTCGAGGCCCTGGGCCTCCGCGGTCGGCCGCCCCGTGGCTCGGGTGCGTCGCAAGTCTGTGGTGTGGATGTTCGTCAATCCGGCGTCGGCCAGCATCTCGGCGAGGAGCCGAGACCGATCCCATCCCGGGAGAGAGATGACCGGGTCGCTCGTGCCGTCCTCGGCGCGCTCGGCGTGTCGCACCAGGTAGACGACCGTCGCGTCGGACTGGGCGCCCACCGCGAGGGGGGCCAGCAAACTGGGCAGAGCGGCGAGTAGAAGGCTCGCGAGGGGGAGGAAAGAGCGACGACGCATGGAGGTCTCCGGGGTGGTTTCAGCGGTGGTGAGGGCATGGGCCCGACCCCGCGAAGCTAGCCGCGCCATGCTTCCCGACGCTACAGGCCCTGGACAGCTCCGAGCACGTCAGTGAGAAGCCACCACACCGCCGCCGCCGTCACCGCAGTCGGAACCACCCAGCGAAGCCAGTGAATGAGCGCGCGGTCCGTGAAGGACGGCTCGTCGCCGGCGATCTGTTCGAGAAGCGTCGCGCGGCTCATGACCCAGCCTACGGTTACGACCGCGATCAGCGCGCCGAGCGTCTGGCCCCCCGATCCGAAGGTCAGGTCCCACGGGATGAAGATCTCGAGATTGATCATCGGGGGGAGCGCGAGCACCATCGAAGTGGCATAGACCGTCCACGTCGCCTTGCGCCGTGTCCAGCCCAAGGCATCGGTGAGACCCGCGACGAGGACTTCGTACGCGGCGATGCCGGAAAGCAGGGCTGCTCCGGAGAGCCCACCGAAGAAGAGGAAGCCGAACACCCATCCCGCGGGAAGTTCTGCGAAGACGCGCGGAACTGTGGCGAACAGCAATCCGGGGCCTGAGGCGGGTTCGAGCCCCAGGGCGAACACCGCCGGAAATATCGCGAGGCCTGCGAGCAGGCCGGCGACGGTATCGCCCAAAACCG from the Gemmatimonadota bacterium genome contains:
- a CDS encoding histidine phosphatase family protein, whose protein sequence is MRRRSFLPLASLLLAALPSLLAPLAVGAQSDATVVYLVRHAERAEDGTSDPVISLPGWDRSRLLAEMLADAGLTNIHTTDLRRTRATGRPTAEAQGLDMDLYDPRDLSAFADRLRGMPGRHLVLGHSNTTPQLVSLLGGEPGDPIEELEYDRLYIVTLGDEGASTVLIRFGSPFEG